Below is a genomic region from Synergistaceae bacterium.
TCCCGAATTTTTCAGCAATGAAGGGGGAGCACTGCAAATTCTGCAGGCGCAGGAGCGGATGCCGGGAACGCAGCCGGATTGTTTCATTCTCCAGCTCTGCGGCAATATCCTTCTGGACCTGATCCGGACGGGGCGATACCACATCGGTAAGGGAATCCTCAGCGGCGAGGGGTCAGAGCTGGTGAATCTGTTCCGTTGTGTGGGAGGAGGACTGCTGCAGTGTGGCTGCGGTCTTCCCGGCGAAGTGGAAACAATGATGGAAACCATGCAGGTCTGCATTGACGAGTTGGGTTAATGCGTTCGGAGCCTTCCGCGCTTTTGCTCCGGTGGTTTGCGCAAAATGCGCGGCCCCTTCCCTGGAGAAAAAATTACGATCCCTATGAAGTGACCGTTTCGGAGTTTATGCTTCAACAAACCCAGGTGGACACGGTTCTGCCCTATTTTGAGCGATGGATGCGGCGTTTTCCCGATTTGAAGGCCCTTGCCGCGGCGGATGAGGCGGAGGTCGTAAAGCTGTGGGAGGGACTGGGGTACTATTCCCGGGCGCGAAACCTGCTGAAAGCCGCAAAAGCCATGGTCGAAGAGGGATACCGCGAGCCTCCGGAAGATGTGGAAAAACTTTTGAGCTACCCGGGGTTTGGCCCCTATACCGCAGGAGCTGTGGCCAGTATCGGGAGAAATCGTCCGGTTGCGGCGGTGGATGGAAATGTCGAGCGGGTGACGGCCCGATTTTGCAATCTGGAGGACCCCGCGGGCAGTCCCGGCCTGAAAAAGACGGTGACGAAAATCGTTCTGGAGCTGATTCCAAAAGGAGAGGCCAGAGCCTTCAATCAGGCGCTGATGGAGTTGGGCGCGCTGGTTTGCCTTCCCAAAAATCCGAAATGTGACGAGTGTCCCTGGAAAAAACTCTGTATCGCACGGCAGCTTGGAGTTCAGGCTCTGCGCCCCCTTCCGAAGCGACGGCCCGAAACCCTGAAAACAGACGCCTGGGCGGTACTGTGTTTGTGGAAGGGGGCCTGTCTGCTTCGAAAGCGCCCGGCGAAGGGATTGTGGGCCAATATGTGGGAGATTCCCTGGTTTGCCCGTCGCACGGAAAATTCCCGCTCAGATATTGCCGACTGGGCGCGAGGGGAGGGATTTGAGTGTTTTTCCTTCGACGAGAGAGGTTCCGTTCGTTTTTCCTTCACCCGCCATCAGGTGAACGCGTGGTTTGTGGTCTGTTCACTGAAGGGGATTTCTCCCCTGCTGAAGGCAAAAATCAAAACGGAAGAGTGGGGGCTGTTTTCCGTGGAGGAAATGGCTTCCCTGACTCTTCCGTCTCCCAGCCGCAAATGTTTGTCCCTTCTGGAAACGACGCGTTATACCTGGTGAAAATGGGGAGTTCTGCCACTGAGCCTCACAAGAACAGCAGCAGCGATGTTGCCATGACGATCATCCCCGCAATGAGGCCGTAAATACACAGATGATGCTCGCCGTATTCTTCCGCTGAGGGCAGCAGTTCATCGAAGGAAATGAACACCATGATGCCCCCAACCCCTGCGAAAAGCATACCAAAAACAGCGGGCGAGAAAAAGGGCAGCAGAATCAGGTAGCCCACAATCGCCCCTGAGGGTTCCGCCAGACCGGAAAGAAAGGAGTACCAAAAGGCTTTTTTGCGGTCGCCGGTGGCGTAAAAAATGGGCAC
It encodes:
- the mutY gene encoding A/G-specific adenine glycosylase, with translation MRSEPSALLLRWFAQNARPLPWRKNYDPYEVTVSEFMLQQTQVDTVLPYFERWMRRFPDLKALAAADEAEVVKLWEGLGYYSRARNLLKAAKAMVEEGYREPPEDVEKLLSYPGFGPYTAGAVASIGRNRPVAAVDGNVERVTARFCNLEDPAGSPGLKKTVTKIVLELIPKGEARAFNQALMELGALVCLPKNPKCDECPWKKLCIARQLGVQALRPLPKRRPETLKTDAWAVLCLWKGACLLRKRPAKGLWANMWEIPWFARRTENSRSDIADWARGEGFECFSFDERGSVRFSFTRHQVNAWFVVCSLKGISPLLKAKIKTEEWGLFSVEEMASLTLPSPSRKCLSLLETTRYTW